AATATGCAATTCATGATTGGGTTCAGCAATTCCAACTTAAATTCATAGCTCAACATTGACAGAACAACCTTTTTTCCCGTGATAAACAAGTCTATGAAGAAGAAAAATCAAGCATTCCTGCCCAGAACAATAAAAGCCTAACCTAAACTAACACAAAATCTAAAAAAAGGTACACGTCAAAAAAAGCCGACAAAATTATAAGTTTGAGCGAGACGTGGTTCTCGTTAATAAGTTCTCAATTTCGAGAAGTGACGACCACAGCCGGTTTCGAGAAGTGACGACCACACCTAACCTAAACTTCTCAATTTCGAGAAGTGAACCGGATGCCACACGGAATAACGGTAAAGGTGGGGGAGGAGGGAAGAGGAACGAACCAGCGTTGCCGCAGCCGACCATGAGGACGCCGGCAGAGACGGGGACGTACTTTCTAACAAAGGGGCGGAGGGCGGAGTAGCGCTGGTACCAGTCGAAGGAGGCGCTTCCGTCGGCGAGGTAGCGGGCGTCCCAGTAGAGGGCGTCCCCGTAGCTGTACGCGTTGCGCTGCGACGACGACATCATCATCGACTTCCGCCTCTCGGgttcccctcctcctcttcctcctcgcccACTTCCCTACCGTTGTTGTCGTCATCGATCCTTCCTATCCATCGATCCATCGATCTCGTGCGTGCAACGCGAGGAGCCGCCGCGGCCCGTCGCCATCACGTCCCCCTTTTACTCTACCCGGCCTTCCCCTCCCCCACAAATGCCTCGAAAACGACTCCCGACGGAGAGAAAAATCGCGGTTCTTTGTTTCAGCCGAACGGGCCCCGCCTGACGCTTGAAAGGCAGAGGGGATTGCCATCGCTGAACCAATCAAGAGAGGGGTAGAATGCTCGAGTACTCTTGTCGCCGTGGTCTTCGTAGTTTTGCTGTAACAGGCGGCACTGTTGGTGACTGAGGCCTACCACCTCGCCTAGCCGAGTCAGCCGCTGGGAGCTTCTCGGGTGACGTCGCCTCCAAGAAACCGCCCGCCAGAGGGCATGAAGGCGTCTGTGGTCCCCACTGGACGGTTAGGCTCGAGCGAAACGACGTCTTATGACCGCAGCATCACCACACTGGGCGGCACTGTTGGTCACCGAAACCTGCCTCTGGTTAGCCGAGTCAGCCGCTGGAAGTTTCGTGGGTGACGTCGCCTCCAACAAAACCACCTGGATGAGCTGGTGGGTGAGACCCGTCACGGGAGACAGCCCGTCGACCCTGAGACATCACGGGGGTGGTTCGGTCCGACCGAGTAGCTCTCCTTGTCGATGCCAAGGCAGGTCGAATCAGTAAGGATGTGAACTTGACGGCAAAAGACGGTGTGTGCTTTTCCGATCCGACCACGTCTTATCCGCATCCTCGTTTCATTCCTAGTTTGAATGAGGCGGAGACGAAGACGAGGAATCTCCATCGGCGGCGAGGAACAATGGATTCTCGTTATTTctcataattaatttattttaaaaaatatcaaaactaattaatattattaaaatttataaataataataataatgattgaaCGTGGAATCTATTCGTTCCACACAGCCGTACTAatttaattaaatcaaataattcataattaATTTCTAATTAACTCGATCAATATTTAATCTAATCTAATTTGAACCAAGCGGATTAGACGTTCGGGCTCACCCACATATTGATGGGTGAGAAATGCTGTATTTGTCCTCGCCTCATATTCATTCGGAGAATAATCTTATGTTTAAACTCTTTAAACTCTTAGCATGAGCAAATAACCTCTTTAAACTCTTCAAGCAAGGCCAACTCCATGATCACCAGAAACACCTCGTCCTTGCAAGGACTGAGAAGTGTCATGCAGAAACAAATCCTTGAATCGTGAAGGTCATGCTGTAGatcatttaaaatgatataacTCCACTTCTGACGATCCATCATGGCCTTACTCGAGCTTTGAAGTCTCTTCTGAGGAAAAGAGCATAAAGGAGTTCGTTCCATGCGTCAGGAACCCCAGGCAAGCACCAATGGCTGCAATCCTCCTTACGAAGCCTTGCATCGCTCAGAGGACCAACATGATACAGTGACTGATGCCCATCTTTTCTCTGGGCTGTCATCTCGGTCACGTTCAACACATCTATTTCTTTCAATGCAGATCGAGTTGAATTCTGCATGCGTTGTTCTGTGAATGGGTTCAGGAAATGGCTCCATGATTTTGATAAGGAATACGAGGATCTGAAATCTGGGACTGTCTCCGAATGACATTTTCCTCCACTCTTCCCATCACCTTCACTGCAAAAATGTAATGCATATAAAAGTTCCAGTAAGTGCGATCTTCGCATTTACCCGAAACATGCTGGAAACCGTGATGGTTTGAGTCCTCACAAAGTAAATGCATATGTAATGCGTGGTTTAGTCTTAGACAAATGATTTGAACGAGTCTATTTGTAAtatcttaattactgatttgaaCCAAACGAAATCGATAAATCAGTTAACTCATCAAACTCCAATCGTGATATCTACCATCATTAACTTGAGCTTAATGATCAATAATCAAAGTATATTGATTgatttttttgatatatatatatatatatatatatatatatatatatatatatatatatatatattcgttttGCGAATTCTTCACTCCCCCAACAAAAATAATATGCTAAATAACAGTCTATGACACCAAGGCACTAAATTTGATGATGTTGCAATGCGTGCAGTCATAAGATCAAACCAACCTGGAATGTGCAGGGGAATAAGTACGGAAGACGACCTGAGTCCTGCTTGTGTTGATCTCCTTGTCAATCCAATCTAAGAATGTCTTCATCGATCTCTCATAAGCGCTTTCCACGCTCATCTGCAGCTCCACCTTCCCCCCTTCCTCGAAATAGCATCCACTTCACAGCACACAGCACAATGGAGGGCATTCAAAACTACGTTATTCTCCCGTAAACAAAAGCTTATTAGACATAGCGTACGTACCTTCCGATGGTCTTCTCATGGCTCCACCAGTGGCCGGTGTTGACGACCAGCACGTCGGCATCCCTCCACCCGGCGGACTTCCGGTCCATGACGTCCAATCTGAGCACGCTCTTAACAGGCGACGGCGCGTCAGGGGGTGGCCGGCTTCGCAACACCAGGTGGGGGGCTCGGTAGTACTCCACGGTGCAGTTGTAGTCCCTGAACCGGAATATCAGGAACCCCTTGTGCTTGGTGATGGGCTGCCCGTTGACTTCGTACACGGAGTCGTCGTTCGCAGAGGCGGCTGAAGACAGCATGCAGAGGAGAGACTCCCACTGGTTTCTCCCAATGGAGTCGCCGGCAAAGACCAGCCGACGGTTCCGTAGCTTCTCCAGCATCAGCTTGGCATCGAATCTGCACGCATCAACGACAGATTGGAATTCAATGTATTAGATGGAGTTCATCGTGTCGACGGAATGGTGTTGACTCGGCAAACCATTCGTTGGCTTCCCTTCCACCCAAACCAAATCATTCTTCACCGTAGAGAGAGACGACCTGGGGAGATTGCAACGGGCGGGCTGCCACCGCCACTGTGTGTAGAGTCGATCGGGCCTTCCGTTCTCGGCACACCGGAATCCCTCGTCGATGAACGCACAGTTCTTGGATTCATACAGTGGGTAGCTCTCGTCCTGCACCCACTTTCCATCGAACAGATCGCAGCCATcggcacctcctcctcctcctcctcctctgtcttCCTCGCCCTTCAGCACTTGCTGTACTCCCCAACCCTGCGACCTATCGCCGCCCACCAGGGCCCCACCGGCCACCGCCTCCCAGAAGCGGAAGCAGAGGGAGCACAACAGGAACAAAGACGAGGCAGCGAAGGCGGCACAGGCCAACACCACGAGCTTCTCCACGGTCTTCATCCACTTCTTGACGGCCACGTCCATACAAATCTTGCTTGTGGTGGTTTCCGCA
The window above is part of the Musa acuminata AAA Group cultivar baxijiao chromosome BXJ2-6, Cavendish_Baxijiao_AAA, whole genome shotgun sequence genome. Proteins encoded here:
- the LOC135613939 gene encoding protein trichome birefringence-like 11 yields the protein MDVAVKKWMKTVEKLVVLACAAFAASSLFLLCSLCFRFWEAVAGGALVGGDRSQGWGVQQVLKGEEDRGGGGGGGADGCDLFDGKWVQDESYPLYESKNCAFIDEGFRCAENGRPDRLYTQWRWQPARCNLPRFDAKLMLEKLRNRRLVFAGDSIGRNQWESLLCMLSSAASANDDSVYEVNGQPITKHKGFLIFRFRDYNCTVEYYRAPHLVLRSRPPPDAPSPVKSVLRLDVMDRKSAGWRDADVLVVNTGHWWSHEKTIGSGCYFEEGGKVELQMSVESAYERSMKTFLDWIDKEINTSRTQVVFRTYSPAHSSEGDGKSGGKCHSETVPDFRSSYSLSKSWSHFLNPFTEQRMQNSTRSALKEIDVLNVTEMTAQRKDGHQSLYHVGPLSDARLRKEDCSHWCLPGVPDAWNELLYALFLRRDFKARVRP